One Chlorobaculum limnaeum genomic window carries:
- a CDS encoding phage holin family protein, translating to MFRLLIHWLISATAVYVTANMLPGITIKSFGAALIVALVLGLVNVLIKPVLVFFSIPFLLVTLGLFMLVINALMLQLAAWMVDGFAVQSFWWAMLGSLCISLVAWLMSAVLNI from the coding sequence ATGTTCAGACTATTGATTCACTGGCTCATCAGCGCCACGGCGGTGTACGTTACAGCAAACATGCTTCCGGGCATCACCATCAAAAGCTTCGGCGCGGCGCTCATCGTGGCGCTGGTGCTTGGCCTGGTCAACGTCCTGATCAAACCGGTGCTGGTCTTTTTCTCGATTCCGTTCCTGCTCGTCACCCTCGGCCTCTTCATGCTGGTCATCAACGCGCTGATGCTGCAACTCGCCGCCTGGATGGTTGACGGCTTCGCCGTGCAGAGCTTCTGGTGGGCCATGCTCGGCTCGCTCTGCATCAGCCTCGTCGCATGGCTCATGAGCGCCGTACTGAACATCTGA
- the radA gene encoding DNA repair protein RadA → MAKSTVRYVCSACGAVSLKYQGRCFECQSWGTLVETHEQAPEGKTRKKAPSGAMPEVQNLDDTAPLNFHRTLTGIGELDRVLGGGLMEASAILVGGEPGIGKSTLMIQLVPRLAGKKVLYVAGEESPNQIRERARRLSIKAPNLRLVAEVALERILDAIASEQPDLVIVDSIQTVYSTDYQSSAGTITQIRECAASLIRAAKEQNFILLIIGHITKEGSLAGPKALEHMVDTVLQFEGEGYQRYRIIRSVKNRFGPTNEIGVFRMEESGLEEVANPSEFFISDRRTDVAGTAVLAGIEGSRALLVEVQALVSRTGYSMPQRISTGFDLKRIAIILAVLEKRLQFQTAGQDVFVKIAGGLRLVEPAADLAVAAAIASGLQDKPCNPAAACCGEIGLAGELRAISDGERRIREAVHLGFKSIVLPESNTRELKPSLKKLPIKIHGCRTLHEALEAMGV, encoded by the coding sequence ATGGCAAAATCGACCGTTCGTTACGTCTGCTCCGCCTGCGGGGCCGTTTCGCTGAAATACCAGGGACGCTGCTTCGAGTGCCAGAGCTGGGGTACGCTCGTCGAAACGCACGAGCAGGCGCCGGAGGGCAAAACCCGCAAGAAAGCGCCTTCCGGCGCGATGCCGGAGGTGCAGAATCTCGACGATACCGCGCCGTTGAACTTCCACCGTACGCTGACCGGCATCGGCGAACTCGACCGCGTACTCGGCGGCGGACTGATGGAGGCGTCGGCGATTCTCGTGGGCGGCGAGCCGGGCATCGGCAAATCGACGCTGATGATCCAGCTTGTGCCGCGCCTGGCGGGCAAAAAGGTGCTCTACGTGGCAGGCGAGGAGTCGCCGAACCAGATCCGCGAACGCGCCCGGCGTCTTTCGATCAAGGCACCGAACCTGCGCCTCGTCGCGGAGGTGGCGCTCGAACGCATCCTCGACGCCATCGCGAGCGAGCAACCCGATCTGGTGATCGTCGATTCGATCCAGACCGTCTATTCGACCGACTACCAGAGTTCCGCCGGAACCATCACGCAGATTCGCGAATGCGCCGCCTCCCTCATCCGCGCGGCCAAGGAGCAGAACTTCATCCTTCTGATTATCGGCCACATCACCAAGGAGGGGTCGCTGGCCGGGCCGAAGGCGCTGGAGCACATGGTGGACACCGTGTTGCAGTTCGAGGGCGAGGGGTACCAGCGCTACCGCATCATCCGCTCGGTCAAAAACCGCTTCGGCCCGACCAACGAGATCGGCGTGTTCCGCATGGAGGAGAGCGGCCTTGAAGAGGTGGCGAATCCTTCGGAGTTCTTCATCTCCGACCGCCGGACGGACGTGGCGGGCACAGCGGTGCTGGCGGGCATCGAGGGGTCGCGGGCGCTGCTCGTGGAGGTGCAGGCGCTCGTCTCGCGCACAGGGTACTCGATGCCGCAGCGCATCAGCACCGGCTTCGACCTCAAGCGCATCGCCATCATCCTCGCCGTGCTCGAAAAGCGCTTGCAGTTCCAGACCGCCGGGCAGGATGTGTTCGTGAAAATTGCCGGAGGACTCAGGCTCGTCGAACCGGCGGCGGATCTGGCCGTAGCGGCGGCCATCGCCTCGGGGTTGCAGGACAAGCCGTGCAATCCGGCGGCGGCCTGCTGCGGCGAGATCGGCCTGGCGGGCGAACTCCGCGCCATCAGCGACGGCGAGCGCCGCATCCGCGAGGCGGTGCACCTTGGCTTCAAGTCGATTGTTTTGCCGGAGTCGAACACCCGCGAACTCAAGCCGTCGCTGAAGAAGCTGCCGATCAAAATCCACGGCTGCCGCACGCTCCACGAAGCGCTCGAAGCTATGGGGGTGTGA
- a CDS encoding DUF3109 family protein, whose amino-acid sequence MSVISIGEVLVDRAVLEARFCCNLDLCHGACCVEGELGAPIDAAEATYLESIVEPLRPMLPERNLRYIRRHGCTEVYQGSLYTKTIDGQECVFVYHEDGKALCAVETAWRNGRLPATKPLSCRLFPIRVRKKFGLDYLVYEQHAMCRDARKHGAEQNVRLIDFLEAPLVERYGQEWYMSLKEFTASI is encoded by the coding sequence ATGTCAGTCATCTCCATTGGTGAAGTACTCGTCGATCGCGCCGTTCTCGAAGCGCGGTTCTGTTGCAATCTCGACCTGTGTCACGGGGCCTGTTGCGTCGAGGGAGAACTTGGCGCTCCAATCGACGCGGCGGAGGCGACATACCTCGAATCCATCGTCGAGCCGCTCCGCCCGATGCTGCCGGAGCGCAATCTCCGCTACATCCGGCGGCATGGCTGCACGGAGGTCTATCAGGGCAGTCTCTACACCAAAACCATCGACGGGCAGGAGTGCGTCTTCGTCTACCACGAAGACGGTAAGGCGCTCTGCGCGGTCGAGACGGCGTGGCGAAACGGGCGGCTACCGGCCACCAAGCCCTTGTCGTGTCGGCTTTTCCCGATCAGGGTACGAAAAAAGTTCGGATTGGACTATCTTGTTTACGAGCAACACGCCATGTGCCGTGATGCCCGCAAGCATGGGGCCGAACAGAATGTCAGGCTGATCGATTTCCTCGAAGCGCCTCTCGTCGAACGGTACGGACAGGAGTGGTACATGAGCCTGAAGGAATTTACTGCATCCATCTGA
- the rpoN gene encoding RNA polymerase factor sigma-54 encodes MAEMRLQQRQTAQLSAQQVMTSQLLQLPLTQLEQRIYDEVQDNPMLELVERPQDDGLSATGQASSGASTEMFDSVARFERSSMKASADAGNRESVSVGRTGGSASGGSEERFFQAVQHDTFHERLLRDLSLQEGIGEREVLIAAEILGNLDSDGYLTEEPEVIIDGLRQSGIDADEEEVRAIQKRIWYLDPPGVAVSNLRERLLVELLVFEREHDAKTVRTARLILREAFDDFMNKRFDRLLKKLNLEKSQLEEAIGMITSLDPHPGDVFFDEGGHYISPDFIVTYENGALTAVLNDRSSLSVRVSDEYREVLSKRKVPKEDRQFMRQKLLRANEFAAALQIRRQTLLKVMEALLVAQARFFIDGPRYLRPLVMKTIAEETGYDISTISRAVNGKYVQTRFGVFELKYFFSGALSTDEGEELSSRIIKQQLRELIEAENPAEPLSDDRLGELLGEKGVKIARRTVAKYREQMQIPVARLRKKIG; translated from the coding sequence ATGGCGGAGATGAGATTACAGCAGCGCCAGACCGCCCAGTTGTCGGCGCAGCAGGTGATGACCAGCCAGTTGCTGCAACTGCCGCTGACCCAGCTCGAACAGCGGATTTACGACGAGGTGCAGGACAATCCCATGCTCGAACTGGTCGAGCGCCCCCAGGATGACGGGCTGTCCGCCACCGGTCAGGCGTCCTCCGGCGCATCGACGGAAATGTTCGATTCGGTGGCCCGCTTCGAGCGCTCGTCGATGAAAGCCAGCGCCGACGCCGGGAATCGCGAGAGCGTTTCGGTCGGCAGAACGGGCGGATCGGCGTCGGGCGGAAGCGAGGAGCGATTCTTCCAGGCGGTGCAGCACGATACCTTTCACGAGCGGCTCTTGCGCGACCTGTCGCTTCAGGAGGGGATCGGAGAGCGCGAGGTGCTCATCGCCGCCGAGATTCTCGGCAACCTCGACAGCGACGGCTACCTGACCGAGGAGCCTGAGGTGATCATCGACGGGCTTCGGCAGTCTGGCATCGACGCCGACGAGGAGGAGGTTCGAGCGATACAGAAGCGGATCTGGTACCTCGATCCGCCCGGCGTGGCGGTGTCGAACCTCCGGGAGCGATTGCTGGTCGAGCTTCTGGTCTTCGAGCGCGAGCACGACGCCAAAACGGTACGAACGGCGCGACTGATCCTCCGCGAGGCGTTCGACGACTTCATGAACAAGCGCTTCGACCGGTTGTTGAAAAAGCTGAATCTCGAAAAGAGTCAGCTCGAAGAGGCCATCGGCATGATTACGTCGCTCGATCCGCATCCCGGTGATGTGTTTTTCGACGAAGGCGGTCACTATATTTCGCCCGATTTCATCGTCACCTATGAAAACGGCGCATTGACGGCCGTCCTGAACGACCGGAGCAGTCTCTCCGTTAGAGTCTCTGACGAGTATCGCGAGGTGCTCTCGAAGAGGAAAGTCCCGAAGGAGGATCGGCAGTTCATGCGCCAGAAGCTCCTGCGGGCCAACGAATTCGCCGCCGCGCTGCAAATCCGGCGTCAGACGCTGCTGAAGGTGATGGAAGCGCTGCTGGTGGCGCAGGCGAGGTTTTTCATCGACGGCCCTCGCTACCTCCGGCCGCTCGTGATGAAAACCATCGCCGAAGAGACAGGTTATGACATTTCGACCATCAGCCGCGCGGTTAACGGAAAATACGTCCAGACCCGCTTTGGCGTGTTCGAGCTGAAGTACTTTTTCAGCGGAGCGCTTTCGACCGACGAGGGCGAGGAGCTTTCGTCGAGGATCATCAAGCAGCAGCTTCGCGAGCTGATCGAGGCGGAGAATCCCGCCGAGCCGCTGAGCGACGATCGTCTCGGTGAACTGCTTGGCGAAAAAGGGGTGAAAATCGCCCGCCGCACGGTTGCAAAATACCGTGAACAAATGCAAATTCCAGTTGCAAGATTAAGGAAAAAAATAGGTTAA